The sequence ATTAGTTCAGCCTAATGCCATATGAAACAGACATTCAAAACCACTTGCCAAGGGTAATAAAGAACAGTTCATTTCTTGttctaaaaaaaaactaaaagaaggtttatttttcaattaagtaAGTTCGACGGTTCTTGAAATCCTTTGGAAGTCACATCACAAAAACCAGCTCATTACTGCCACAAGAACCTGTACCGACATTTATCAAAGCATGTTACACTTTTCCAGAACAATGTATATCAAAATGGAGAACTTGGTTCTTCAGCGGAGACATAACTTTATTTTGGTAAACATTAATATTtacacactcataaatatgaaaagaccCAAAAAAACAGAGAGAGCAAAAAGAAAGGGAGGAAAAGAAGTTGGAGAGTTCGGAAAAACAATCCATTTTCTTCCGGTGATCAACTGAAGGAGAACAACTATGACTTGAAAAAGATGCCCACTGGTGTTGATAACCACTAAActcaaaaatcataaatatttctCTCATCTCAAAGACAACATACAATAACAAGTTCAACTTGTGTTTTTCACTTCAATATATGCCGAAAATGGCAGAACACACACATACACACTTCTCATAAATAACACTGAGGAAGCTGCATATCAAGTGCTTCATAAATTCAAGCCCTATAGAACTATTTGAAAGTTATATCAAGTCCACCAGTAAGCAGGTAAAAGCTCCCTTGTATATCTGATTAGTTTTCAGTGTAAGGCTCAAAAGTATGTGCTCAGAGAGGTAACATGCTGGTGCTCGAATCATAAGTCATCTCCATTCTAGATGAAATACATTACCTTGAAAAGCCCTTAGGTTTAGATAAGATTTTTAAGAGTATGGGTCTAAAAGGAGATGACAAACAATTCTACTGAGTCCATATATAGCAGCACTACCAGATACCATAAACTGAAATATTTCATGTGGCATTACAAGAAAGAAGCACGCTAAGTAGGCACAAGGGCATCATTTTTATGTTTCTAAgtagataaatattttcaggggaaattaaatatgaattagaTAGTAAATCAACTGCTAGCCAGTATGTATTTGGGTGTGTGTCCCCCTTGCAAAATCCCAATGACATTAGGTTTCTTCAACTTAAACAATTGACAAAAGAACAATATTCAGTCTCAACAACATAAAATAACTGTGGGCCATAGTGAAATAATAAAGCATGGAAACAGACACGAAGAGTTCTCGTAGGCAAATGGGTACCAGCATCAATCCTAGCTTTACAAATTGAATAAGCATCCAGCCAAGCCATTAACAATCCATCAATCAAACAAGCTTAATATCTCATCTAATTATCTGCGCTCTGCCCAATTAATGAAGTATCAAGGATTGAAATTCATCAAAGAAGAGCATAAAAATCACAATTTTATGCAATTACAAAACTGATAATGTACCCATAAGAAATCGAATTTAACAAtgatttttaacttttttttttatttacgaGAGTGCAAATCTTCATCAAACAGAACTGACCAATTATGAAGAACCCACTACAGAATTAACTCTCACTTCCCGGTAATAGCTCAAAAACTTTCTCAATATCAGGATCTCAGAATAACACACACATACAAAATCTATTATCAGACATCTAACTAAACCATCagatcaaaaaaaaaaaaaaatcataacccaaaacCAAACAAGCGAAAAAAGAGCATTtaacccaaaaaaagaaaaaaagaaaaaaagaaaaaaaaaaagaagaagcccTAGATTGGAGCCTGAAAGAACGAACCTGACTTGGATAATACCGACTGAGAAGCTGATAATAGCTTCGAGGCAGATCTGAGACCGTTGTTCAATGCCATAATCAGGACTTAATCTTCAAAATCAGGTGGCTCTGCAGAAGAAATGAAGATAGAATTACTTCTGAATTTTGACGAGGGTTctctccctttctttttctataaacaGTTTTGGTTACTTCTGTACCTTTGCAGCACGTGTAAATCACATGACGCCTGCTTTTTGTAGGGCTGCTGAGTTTGTGCGGGCCGGATTTAAGATCTGCCTCGGCCGAGTTAGCGTTGCTAAACCCAACAGCCCATTGCTGCCtgtattttttgataatactACGATAGCTTCCAataatacaaatcacattctATTAAACTTTTCATAACtgttatatttgattattcatcttaatttaatcattattttttaaaatatgttaaataattataaaatattaataaatttattaaattaaatctataaactcattacatattattaattataattaaaataataattaaaatcacgCAATAAACTCGATAGattttaaatacaaaataattgaaacaaaTCCTCACTCGAACAACTTaaataaagtatttattaaaaaatttgaataatatcaaatattaatcgACTGTATATGGTAACAGTTAAGTAGATGACGTTCTACCAATTTAAACTCAGTTTTTAAGGTATGATACGTAAATTGGCCTTATCTGTTACTTACTTTTACAGAGAAAAAGGTGTATGCTTGATGTGTATTATACTGGAACTGTTAATACATTGACGTTTGGGAATATTTTTATCACATCTCTTATCTCCATTCTATCTCTCGGATGCTTCATTGAACATACAACTCCAATTTCTAGAGCAGATATAATCCAGTCCTTTCTTAGAGCAGGTATAATGCAGTCCTCGGCTAGAATCCTGGCATCCACAATATTCATCACTCTGTTATGAAAAGATCTTTTAACATAAGTATGAAGGTCCAGATCGTCTTTAAAAGACTCATCAGTTGGTTTCTTTCCTGTCAACATCTCTAGTAACAAAACCCCATAGCTATATACATCTCCCTCTCTTGAAACTGAGCCACTCGTGCCATACTCTGCCAATAGCATAACATATTGTCAAAACAGCTGGCCATTATTCGTTTTGTTTACCTCCCATGGCAATGAATAAATCAATTACAGCATAAGAAAATACGTACCTGGAGCAATATAGCCAACAGTACCTCTAACTCCATGTGGTTGAGTCTCAATGGGAATTGAAGAGCCAATCACGGCAAGACCAAAATCCCCAACATGAGCAGTCATCTCCTCATCCAAAAGAATATTACTAGGCTTTAGATCTCCATGTATAATTGTTGATGGGCTGCCATTATGAAGATAGTCAATTGCATGAGCAATATCAACAGCAATTTTAAGTCTTTGTCGGAGGTTCAGATTTCCTGATTCTCTTTGTTTTCTATCCTTCTCTCTGCCACTAGTATGCAACCATCTCTCCAAGCTTCCATTGGCCATGAATTCATATATAAGAGCTTTGAAATACTTGCCTTCAGATTCTATTGAGCAGATACTCACTAGCTTCAGGATATTGCGGTGCCTAATGCTTCCAAGAGTTTGGCATTCTGCAATGAAACTTTTATAAGCTCCTCTCCGTTCCAtgtttaatacttttattgcAACTTCCATCCCTACTTGCTGAAGAGTTCCTTTATAAACAGAGCCAAAACCACCAATACCAATTATGTTGGCCTTAGAGAATCCATTAGTGGATTCAAGGAGTTGCTCATAGGATATTCTTCGATATTGGCGATCAACTGATGGGACAAAAATGTtcttcatatttcttttcttataccaacaagttaagaaaaaaaccACAAATACTACCACAGCCACCAGTGGAATCGTGACTTTCATTGCCAAGgagatgttatttttattgaagttTGGTGAGAGGCAGGAGTGAATCTTCATTTCTGCAATGCCTCCACAGAGACCATTATTTCTTGACAATGAAACAGCACTTCCACTTAGAAAGACTCCATGTTCTGGAACCTCCCCATGAAGCTGATTAAAAGACAAATTCAAGTAATACAAGCGGTTAAGATCAGCTAATGATTCTGGGATCAGCCCTGAAAAATTGTTTTGCGAAATATCCAGCTGTTGTAAACCTTGTAAAGCATTTAAATCTTGAGGTATCTGTCCTTCAAATGAATTACCTTGAAGGTACAGTTGTTCTAAACTTGAACACTTGCAAATAGAGTTTGGAATCATACCAGATAATCTATTATTAGATAAATCCAATTTTGCTAGATTATGCAGCAAACCAACTTCTGATGGAATATGACCAGAGAGTGCATTACCAGCTAAACTGAGGGAAACTGAAAGTGAGGAAAGGCCAATAACCTGTTTGGGTATTGAACCAGTGAGACTATTATGAGAGAGATCTAACTCAATCAAGTTCTTGCAACTGCCAAGACTTGGAGGTATGCTTCCATTTAGATTGTTGAAGTGCATGTAGAGTGAACTCAACATAGATAAATTACCAAGTGAAGATGGTATAGTTCCTGCGATTTTGTTCTGGAACAAAGACAAAACTTCTAACCTTtgaaatttgtcaaaattaataagaatagGACCCGTGAGGTGATTCATTTCCAATAGAAAATGTCGCAAATTAGAAAGGTTTTCAACAGCCATGGGAATTGTACCATGCAATTCATTTTGTGCCAGATCCATAACCTGCATTTGTTTTGACAGATTGGCTATGGACATAGGAATAGACCCCCTGAGAAAATTAGAACGTAAACCAATAATGCTTAACATGGAGCAATTCGTTAGAGAATCAATGAAACTCAAGTCATCTTCAAGCTGATTAAAGTGAAATTCTACAACTCGAAGATGTAGTAGCTTTCCAAGATCTCTTGGAATCAATCCCGTAAGATGGTTGTTGGAAGAAGCTATTTCTTCAAGCTTGGAAGCGTTCGACAATGAGATTGGGATAGGACCTGAAAAGTTGTTAATGAAATACAAGTAAGGTTAATTCAGGAAGTGTGAGATGCTAATCCATAATAATCATGACATATGGGAGAGATGCTACCCTGCTGGCGGTTAAATTCCATTTCATTCAATAACACTGGAGATGTTGAAGAGGCCAATTAGAaaattttcactaaaatatTCTAAGTTGTCCAGTTGAGAAATCTCCTCTGGAATAATTCATTGCAAGTTGTTTCTTGCTAGAGATGTTTGCCAGAGAGATTAGAGACAATGAAAGGAAGATGGAACTTTTCCTGtgagaatatttatttcagGCCAAGCCTAGAGCTCCAAGATTTGTTAAAGAGCCAAGCTCAGCAGGTATGTCTCCCAGAAGCTTGTTATCAATGAGATTAAGATATTTGAAATATGAACAACGGGATAGGTTGGGTGGGTACGCTACCTTGTAGTGAATTGCTGCTCAAAATAATACATCGTAAGTGGCGCAAATGACCAATTTCTTGTGGAATATGGTGATGGAGGCTATTGTTTCTGAAATTGATGTACCTGAGAAGGGATAGATTTCCTATATGAGAAGAGAGTGAGCCTACCAAGGCTTGTGATCTTAGGTTTAAGGCTATGACCCTGTCAGGATGCTCTCGACTACATGTAACGCCATACCAATCACAGAAGTGCACAGAATCATTCCAGGAATTCAAGACGCCAAATGGATCTCGTAGGATTGATTCTTTGAAAGATATCAAAGCAAGTCGATCAGTCTCATTTTGCGAGCAACAGGCTGGGTTGAAGGACCAGAATAAGAACCAGAACAAGAGCCACCACTTAGTTTCCATTGCTCCCTCCTCGTAAGAGAGAAATGTAAAGAGAGCACCACAGACAAATTAAGAAAGTTATACAGTCAACGAACTGATTATGAATAATCTTACATGTATAATCCTAGAAAACAATTATTCagatttcataaaaataattgcaaAATAATATACCAAATAGGTCCAAAAAAGATATGATAAAACTGTTAATTACAACTATCAAACCCCAATTTTGAGCAAATTGAAACCATACTTACACTAGCAGTATTTCTTTGTTCACCTGTTTAAGTTTGAAGTGAAAAGCAAAGCAATGGAAGTCTGAATCGCAGACACAGAAAAGAAGACGAAGTTGCGGGAGAAACATATACAGAGGACAAGGTTCAATTTTGACCCCTTTTTTTTACCGCTTTCAGCCAATTTATCATATTGCTTAGCTGattattgaatttttcaatCCTTTAAAAAGAGTGACTTTTTACACACTCAACAACGTCAAAATTACAAATCTAGAATCAGAAGTTTTGTCCAATATTGAAGTGCCAAAAAGATGAATGGACTTTAATGACCAAAAATGAGCCTAATTACCTAAAAGTCCttatattttgagtttttttctaaattatccAATTCTTTTAGATTTATCACAACAATTACTATTCttacataattttttctatcatGGGATCCCgacaaatttaaaagaaaaattcagtTACAGTACACATACGTGGTACCTGAGCAACTTAagacagaaaaagaaagccaTGTCAgcaaaatgaattatttacATGGAGAATTGATAAAAACGGTGAGTTTTTGAGTAAAAATCAAAACTTTTCCTTGAACACATAAACAAGCGAcagaaaagcaagaaaatatttgGGAGAAAGTCATTGATTCTACCTTGCTTTCCTTTCTAAACGATGGCGCTCTCTGCAACCATCATAACTCCTCTTCTTCGCTTGCCTAATCGACACAATACATCATCATTTTCACCTCTAAATTCTGTTTCTCACTGATTCTACAGTTTAAATCTTAACCGTGCATCGCTCCTCTCCGTTTGGTCATCGGTTTCCTCTCTTagtaaattcaattttattttaccgATTTAGGTTactgtttttaaaatttatttgttgatTTCTAGTCGGTGCAGCAGCAACACCAGCGAGTGAGATAATTGCATTGTCGATTTCAATGACAGAGAACGTGttgaattatttgaataaGGTGAGGAAAGATCAAGATGAAGATTTGTGCTTGAGAATTGGAGTTAAACAATGAGGTCTTTGGCATGTCAATCAGCTAGTATCAGTGGCAATCCGATAGAGTTTCACTGCACGGAAAGTAGAAAATGTGAGGGATTCAAGGATTGTGTTGAGGATAGTTCTTGTGGTAAGTAGGATTGGATTGGGTATTGGACTGAATGGCTCTATTTTCGTTTCTTTCATTTGGAAGAGGATGTCTTGCTGCTAAGTACGgcagagaaagagaaataaaatgaagggaagagaaaaatcataaaaaggaACTACCTGTGATTTTCGGACTTCCATCGCTGGTGGCTTCACCAGTGACTGCTCCTTCTTCGACCATCATTGAGTCTCTCTGCTATCGCCTCCTACATTTTCGCCTGCTTCATTTGTTCCTCCTCCTATTATCTCTACTCCACCATCTGAAGCTCCTGGTCTTACTCAAAGCGGTGTCATTTCGAATAGCTCTGGTGCCATATATGCAAACACTAGCCGGATTTATCACTAAACATCGTCAGAATtccaaaatagaaaacaaaatgaaagaaCGGTGATTATTGTGCAATTTTTGACAGAACTGGACAATTCAGAAAAGACTCTCAAAGTTCAGGTATTTATAGGTGATTAGGCCAGAAAATGGAGGCTCAAATGAACCTTACTCCCTCTCTCTAGAGAGAGCAAGGAATCGTAGTTTCTAGGAAATGGATGCGGGTTCCTTCTTgcataaaattaacaaatccgtgttatttacttaattaatttttctctgtTTTATTGTGTTTCTTTTTCATGGTTTAAGTACCCATCCCTGTCCAACTTGTTATCAGTAATAGCAattctcttaaaaataattattatatgtaaaatcaaataaaatgagatataaaaataaatctcaatATCCTCCtcaaaatgtttttattttttatttttttcaatacatttatttttattcatgtGAGAGAACGCATAGGTAGACGTTTTTTTATGCTCGCTATAAAAGTAAAGACTCACGTAGTATAAAAGAAATCACTTAAACTTAAaacttcttaattttaaaagattcttaatttaaaaaacaaatgCTCTTTCCGTCTCGGTtacatatcaaaattatacaTTTTTAGCTGACATACATGATAGTTCTAGAGTagaatattatcttatatattttatctaaaacAATTATCtcgtattttataataaatcaatttcGTGAGAGGAATAAAGaatgtaattttagtatatattttattattaagaatatgaTTAGTGCATATAAACGGAGAGATGAAGTGGATAGACATCACTCTTAAATATGGGTTTTACATATACATGATCAGTATTCACTTCTAAATGTTCCTAGAATTATTAATTGTTTTGCTAAAACATGTGGATAAAGAGAATAACCCTTGGAGTTGACTGATATCTTATTTTCATGAAAATGATTGGACCAGGTAAATTCTGCATGGTGGAATAGTGTGTTCAACTAGAaatgtaagaaaagaaattaagatgaaattaataattaaaaaatattacagaTCAGAGTTTGACTCACAAACATTTTTTATGTActctttataaaatataatagtttAAAAGGTCTTATattttcgtttttttttttttaattttctatgaTTGGATATGTACCTCTGCAGCACGTGTAAATCACGTGATCTGTAGTTCTTTTGGACCggatttattctttttgggGCAATGATATCCAATCTGGTCCAGGTCTAGGCCTAGTTAACCCAGTAGCCTATCACTGTGCCTAGACATGTATTTAGTCCAAATGGAGACTGATCCCTCAAAAACTACCATACCAAAATTACTGCTCAGTAACTTTGCCAATTGAAAATCGACAAAATCTAACTTCAGAATTTGACCTTAATTGACCTTCAAATCAAATGCTTTTCTTGTCTTTcacaaaattgaaatatattcaaatattGTATTCTGAGAAAATAGTAGATGTACTTCAaatccttattttattttaattttttttgttttccagTGAATAAATTATTGGTAAATGGCCACTAATGATTTTGGTCTAATTTGTTGCTTACTTTCACATAGCAGCTGCTGATTTGTGTTCTTCTGAAATTGCTGTTTCACACTGTACCTGACTGGAACACCATAACAACCGTACTTAGTTTGATAACATTGCTATTTGATACTTAGAATTAGTTTGGATTGTGGGAGCTGCTTGGACTCCAATCTGATAAGCATTCCTTGTCCGTTTCTTCAGTCTTTCCTTCTGATAAGAATCTTTAATCTTCTGCAATTCACTTATTGCACCTCTCATCTCCATTCTTTGTCTTTGTTGTTCCATGGAGCATGCTACTCCAATTCTCAGTACAGAGATGATGTAGCCCTTGAAGCTCACCCCTTCATCTCCTGAAAGAATTCTTGGGTCCACGATCTCCATTACCCTGTGAGGAAAAGATGTCTCAACAAAAGTATGAAGGTTTAGATCATCTTTGAAAGACTCATCAGTTGGTTTCTTTCCTGTAAACATCTCTAATAGCAGAATCCCATAGCTGTAGACGTCTCCCTCGATAGAAGCTATGTCGCCTATACCATATTCTGCAAAATTGATGCATAAGTAAATAGCATAAGAAATTGTACAATTCGAAACAAGTTTAAATGCTTTAACTGTGAATTGGGTTCCTGAAAGACACAAGCTTGCCAGAGGAAAAGCAAACAATTCACAATATCATGtcatgaaaaggaaaaataggtAGCAGAATGAGCAGAGCAACTAACAACAAACACATTGttccaataataatgaaaaaagaaaatgtcaaTGGACGGAATTCAGgttttaaaaaatgtaaatagacgaataaaagattcttttttcttctttagaaagaaaatgtaCCTGGAGCGACATAGCCAATGGATCCCTTCATTACTCCAGAAGTACTCCGACATTGTTGAATCTCACCAGAAACTGAAGACACAATCCTAGCCAAGCCAAAATCTCCAATGTTGGCTGTCATCTCTTCGTCCAAAAGAACATTACTTGGCTTTAGATCACCATGTATAATTGTTGATAGGCTACCACTATGAAGATATTCAATTGCGGTGGCAATATCAATAGCTATGTTGAGCCTTTCTAGTGGTGTCAGATTTCTAGATTCTGTTTCTCGTCCATCATCTCCCGCACTATGAGCATGCAACCATCTCTCCAGGCTTCCATTAGgcataaattcatatattagAGCTCTGAAATCATTTCCTTCAAAGTCAATGCTAGAGCAGACACTTAGTAGCTTCAAGAGGTTTCTGTGCCTAATGCTTCCAAGAGCTCGGCATTCTGACAGGAAACTTTTTGACGCTCCTCTTTGTTGCAAGTTTAGAACTTTCACAGCCACCGTCATCTCTACTTGCTCAAGAAAAGCTTTATAGACAGAGCCATAACTACCAAGACCAATAATATTGGCCATAGAGAATGCATTCGTCGCTTTGAAGAGTTCTGCATAGGAAATTCTCATAAACTGGTGCTCAGGAAATGGCACAGAAATGTTCTTTCTCGACTTTCTTTTCCGAAGCAAGTAAACTGAAAAACACACCAAGAGAGCCGAAAATGTTGTAGCAATGACCACTGCAATTACTACTTTCACTTTTAAGGagactttcttcttcttggagTTTGGGAAGAGGCAAGAAGGATGCTTCATTTCAGTGATACCTCCACAGAGACCACTGTTCCCCACCAATGAAACAGCACTTGCATTTAAGAATATGCCATTTTCTGGAACCTTCCCTTGAAGCTGATTGAAAGATAGATTCAAATAGTTCAGCCAATGTAATTCTGTTAAGGAATCTGGAATTGGACCTGAAAAATTATTGCGTGAAATATCCAGCTCCTGCAAACCTTGTAATGCACCTAAAATTTGAGGGATTTCTCCTTCAAATGAATTTCCCTCTAAATGTAGCTTTTCTAAACTCATACACCTGGAAATGCTGTTGGGAATCACTCCAGATAATCCATTATCAGATAAATCCAACCGTATCAAATTTTGCAGCAAACCAACTTCTGATGGGATAGGACCTGTAAGCGCATTAGAAGCTAAAAGAAGGGAAATTGAAAGGGAGGAAAGGCCAATAACTTGTTTGGGTATTGAACCACTGAGATTATTTAGAGAGAGATCCAATTCAATCAAATTTTGACAATCACCAAGACTTGGAGGTATACTTCCCTGTAAATTGTTGCCCCCCATGTACAGAGCAGTCAGCATAGACAAACCTCCAATTGAAGATGGAACACTCCCAGTGAATTTGTTGCTATGCAAATCCAACAGTTGCAGCTTTGGAAATTTCTTGAAATCAATAAGTATGGGGCCAGTGAGATTATTGCTAGCAAACTGGAAGAATCTTAGATTAAGGAGATTTTCAATACCCTGGGGAATGGTATTTTTTAACTGATTATCTGACAAGGCTATAGCCATCAAGTCTTTCGAGAGGTTGGCAATGGAATTGGGCACGTTCCCTTGGAAAAGATTGGATTGCAAGTCTAGAGCTGTCAAACTAGAACAATTAGTTAGAGACTCAATGAAACTTAAGTCGTCTTGTAGTTGATTAGAAGAGCAATCTAAATACAAAAGACGCTTCAACATTCCAAGGTCTTTGGGAAATAACCCAGAAAAAGCGTTCATAGAGAAACCCATTTCGGTAAGGCCAGAAGCATTTGATAATGAAATCGGTATAGGTCCCGTTAATTTGTTGAAGTTTACTGAAAGGTACCATAGCTTGGGAAGAGTGAGGCCTATATTAGAGGGAATGCTGCCATGCAGTTGGTTAAAACCCATTGAGAAATACTGAATGCTAGAGATGTTGAAGAGTCCACGAGGAATCTCGCCACtaagattattttcttgaaacaTCAAATATTCCAAGTTCTTAAGTTGAGAAATTTCCTCTGGAATCTGTCCTTGCAGGCTATTTGACATCAGGGAGATTTGCCAAAGAGATGAAAGATTCATAATCGAAGGAGTTATAGTTCCTGTGAGGTTA is a genomic window of Ricinus communis isolate WT05 ecotype wild-type chromosome 2, ASM1957865v1, whole genome shotgun sequence containing:
- the LOC8262705 gene encoding probable LRR receptor-like serine/threonine-protein kinase At3g47570 isoform X1, giving the protein MAIKWRSLHVSLYWCLLCSFNFTTCLRNETDRLALISFKDAIQQDPFQVLSSWNDSMHFCHWRGVICSRRHPDRVVALNLKSQGLVGTMSPHIGNLSFLKNIDFRNNSFHGQIPQEIGRLRRLKYIILSNNSFQGNIPTNLSYCLDLMELNLIDNKLVGNIPVELGSLPKLGALGLGKNNLTGTITPSIMNLSSLWQISLMSNSLQGQIPEEISQLKNLEYLMFQENNLSGEIPRGLFNISSIQYFSMGFNQLHGSIPSNIGLTLPKLWYLSVNFNKLTGPIPISLSNASGLTEMGFSMNAFSGLFPKDLGMLKRLLYLDCSSNQLQDDLSFIESLTNCSSLTALDLQSNLFQGNVPNSIANLSKDLMAIALSDNQLKNTIPQGIENLLNLRFFQFASNNLTGPILIDFKKFPKLQLLDLHSNKFTGSVPSSIGGLSMLTALYMGGNNLQGSIPPSLGDCQNLIELDLSLNNLSGSIPKQVIGLSSLSISLLLASNALTGPIPSEVGLLQNLIRLDLSDNGLSGVIPNSISRCMSLEKLHLEGNSFEGEIPQILGALQGLQELDISRNNFSGPIPDSLTELHWLNYLNLSFNQLQGKVPENGIFLNASAVSLVGNSGLCGGITEMKHPSCLFPNSKKKKVSLKVKVVIAVVIATTFSALLVCFSVYLLRKRKSRKNISVPFPEHQFMRISYAELFKATNAFSMANIIGLGSYGSVYKAFLEQVEMTVAVKVLNLQQRGASKSFLSECRALGSIRHRNLLKLLSVCSSIDFEGNDFRALIYEFMPNGSLERWLHAHSAGDDGRETESRNLTPLERLNIAIDIATAIEYLHSGSLSTIIHGDLKPSNVLLDEEMTANIGDFGLARIVSSVSGEIQQCRSTSGVMKGSIGYVAPEYGIGDIASIEGDVYSYGILLLEMFTGKKPTDESFKDDLNLHTFVETSFPHRVMEIVDPRILSGDEGVSFKGYIISVLRIGVACSMEQQRQRMEMRGAISELQKIKDSYQKERLKKRTRNAYQIGVQAAPTIQTNSKYQIAMLSN
- the LOC8262705 gene encoding probable LRR receptor-like serine/threonine-protein kinase At3g47570 isoform X2, with amino-acid sequence MAIKWRSLHVSLYWCLLCSFNFTTCLRNETDRLALISFKDAIQQDPFQVLSSWNDSMHFCHWRGVICSRRHPDRVVALNLKSQGLVGTMSPHIGNLSFLKNIDFRNNSFHGQIPQEIGRLRRLKYIILSNNSFQGNIPTNLSYCLDLMELNLIDNKLVGNIPVELGSLPKLGALGLGKNNLTGTITPSIMNLSSLWQISLMSNSLQGQIPEEISQLKNLEYLMFQENNLSGEIPRGLFNISSIQYFSMGFNQLHGSIPSNIGLTLPKLWYLSVNFNKLTGPIPISLSNASGLTEMGFSMNAFSGLFPKDLGMLKRLLYLDCSSNQLQDDLSFIESLTNCSSLTALDLQSNLFQGNVPNSIANLSKDLMAIALSDNQLKNTIPQGIENLLNLRFFQFASNNLTGPILIDFKKFPKLQLLDLHSNKFTGSVPSSIGGLSMLTALYMGGNNLQGSIPPSLGDCQNLIELDLSLNNLSGSIPKQVIGLSSLSISLLLASNALTGPIPSEVGLLQNLIRLDLSDNGLSGVIPNSISRCMSLEKLHLEGNSFEGEIPQILGALQGLQELDISRNNFSGPIPDSLTELHWLNYLNLSFNQLQGKVPENGIFLNASAVSLVGNSGLCGGITEMKHPSCLFPNSKKKKVSLKVKVVIAVVIATTFSALLVCFSVYLLRKRKSRKNISVPFPEHQFMRISYAELFKATNAFSMANIIGLGSYGSVYKAFLEQVEMTVAVKVLNLQQRGASKSFLSECRALGSIRHRNLLKLLSVCSSIDFEGNDFRALIYEFMPNGSLERWLHAHSAGDDGRETESRNLTPLERLNIAIDIATAIEYLHSGSLSTIIHGDLKPSNVLLDEEMTANIGDFGLARIVSSVSGEIQQCRSTSGVMKGSIGYVAPEYGIGDIASIEGDVYSYGILLLEMFTG